A section of the Anabaena cylindrica PCC 7122 genome encodes:
- a CDS encoding AAA family ATPase, with the protein MKVKSISFENYKAFYEKQTMQLKPITILIGKNSSGKSSIAKLFTLLENSLKGDNDEPLLLKNNGVELGADFDHLFPENNPGGITLNFQIIFENNIQLAVGLLKKVDGYGLDIFQWKYKDQKQEFDLEDLEPFGGGYLNDINQKFYECEFKGFIPNKFVKEGTNENLSENFIIPKIDVDYIGPFRILPQRCFSLHGQIKFRDTGITGENAYLMLGVSKLEKKDKLYEKVGQWYKEHFDGWELIVDNTSKKPLIQILLLKNDTEVNIMDVGQGMNQALPLVVRANVTNRPDSIIVLEQPELHLHPAAHGDLAELFAKSAKENNQTFIIETHSENIILRLRKLIVENDFGFTKDDLVIYWIEDAELKGKELREITVDEEGVLSDWPEGVFNENVKEIIFMRKALNKKRKH; encoded by the coding sequence ATGAAAGTAAAATCTATTTCATTTGAAAATTACAAAGCATTTTACGAAAAACAGACAATGCAACTAAAACCAATTACTATTTTGATTGGTAAAAACAGTTCTGGTAAAAGTTCTATCGCTAAACTATTTACTTTGCTTGAAAACTCGCTCAAGGGAGATAATGATGAACCTTTGTTATTAAAAAATAATGGAGTGGAATTAGGTGCAGATTTTGATCATCTATTTCCTGAGAATAACCCTGGTGGTATTACTTTGAATTTTCAGATTATTTTTGAGAATAATATACAACTAGCAGTTGGTTTATTGAAAAAAGTAGATGGCTATGGTTTAGATATTTTTCAATGGAAATATAAAGATCAGAAACAGGAATTTGATCTAGAAGATCTAGAACCTTTTGGTGGGGGATACCTTAACGATATCAACCAGAAATTTTACGAGTGCGAATTTAAAGGATTTATACCTAATAAATTTGTAAAAGAAGGTACAAATGAAAATTTATCTGAAAACTTTATAATACCAAAAATTGATGTAGATTATATTGGACCATTTAGAATTTTACCCCAGAGATGCTTTTCTTTACATGGACAGATAAAATTTAGAGATACAGGTATTACAGGTGAAAATGCTTATTTAATGCTTGGAGTCAGTAAATTAGAGAAAAAAGATAAATTGTATGAAAAAGTAGGACAGTGGTATAAGGAACATTTTGACGGTTGGGAATTAATAGTAGATAATACAAGTAAAAAACCTCTTATTCAAATTTTACTTTTAAAAAATGATACTGAAGTAAATATTATGGATGTTGGACAAGGAATGAATCAAGCCTTGCCTTTAGTGGTTCGTGCTAATGTTACCAATAGACCTGATTCAATAATTGTTTTAGAACAACCAGAACTACATTTACATCCTGCTGCACATGGTGATTTAGCTGAGTTATTTGCAAAGTCAGCTAAGGAAAATAATCAGACTTTTATCATTGAAACTCACTCTGAAAATATAATCTTACGTCTTCGTAAGCTGATAGTTGAGAATGATTTTGGCTTTACAAAAGATGATTTAGTAATTTACTGGATAGAAGATGCTGAGTTAAAAGGAAAAGAACTGCGTGAAATCACAGTTGATGAAGAAGGTGTTTTAAGTGATTGGCCTGAAGGTGTTTTTAATGAAAATGTTAAAGAAATAATTTTTATGAGAAAAGCATTAAATAAGAAAAGGAAGCATTGA
- a CDS encoding mucoidy inhibitor MuiA family protein: MVNPEISSWRKTVQSQIVAVTVYGDKALVTRRGVISLTGQERELLITPLPVTLETESVRISGAGTVGVRLVGVSCERIYTTEPVAERVAQLTRQIQQLEAEKRHLQAQIDALALQSHFIAGLGEKTEEPFAQSLSRKNLSLSETLDFLNFIGSQYSEYAIASGECKTQQQEIEKQLQSLRTALQKIQTPHPKESLSVVVGIEVGGEGEFELEMSYLVNRANWKPLYDLRVDSLSKTLHLSYLAEVTQSTGEDWLDVALTLSTAKPGLGTLPPKLKPWYIDTPRIRTDDTLTMQRSMSPPPAMAILLPTPSSMSKPVKEEDEENFIDAEIVVTEVSKQGSVVTFKLNSGGNIPSDGAPHKITIWQGDYPCNFNYVGMPRLVSFAYLQATIKNSPDGATLLPGKANIFRDTIFVSATQLENIAPGQEFKINLGIDEGLKVERDLVERQVDKKLMSSQRRVTYAYRVVITNLLNQEANLKLTEQLPVSRNEQIKVRLSRSQPQIQLGEMGILEWDIVLAPQEQQEVYYQFTVEHPPELTVLGLDI, translated from the coding sequence GTGGTGAACCCGGAAATATCATCTTGGCGCAAGACAGTACAAAGCCAAATTGTTGCTGTGACAGTCTATGGCGACAAAGCTTTAGTTACAAGACGAGGTGTTATATCGCTTACAGGACAAGAACGGGAGTTATTAATTACACCATTGCCTGTAACTCTGGAAACTGAGTCTGTGCGGATAAGCGGTGCTGGTACGGTAGGAGTGCGGTTAGTGGGAGTGAGTTGCGAGCGCATTTACACTACTGAACCAGTGGCTGAAAGAGTGGCACAGTTGACAAGACAAATTCAACAACTAGAAGCAGAAAAACGCCATTTACAAGCTCAAATAGATGCCTTGGCATTACAATCTCATTTTATTGCTGGTTTGGGGGAGAAGACGGAAGAACCCTTTGCTCAGAGCCTGTCGCGCAAAAATCTGAGTTTGAGTGAAACATTGGATTTTCTCAACTTTATTGGTAGTCAGTATAGCGAATATGCGATCGCATCTGGGGAATGTAAAACCCAACAGCAAGAAATAGAAAAGCAATTACAATCACTCCGCACTGCATTACAAAAAATTCAAACACCCCACCCCAAAGAAAGCTTAAGCGTAGTTGTGGGAATAGAAGTTGGGGGAGAAGGTGAATTTGAGTTAGAGATGTCTTATCTGGTAAATCGTGCTAACTGGAAACCCCTTTATGACTTGCGGGTAGATAGTTTAAGCAAGACACTACATCTCAGCTATTTGGCAGAAGTTACCCAAAGTACAGGGGAAGATTGGCTAGATGTAGCTCTTACCCTTTCAACTGCTAAACCGGGATTAGGTACACTACCACCTAAGTTGAAACCTTGGTATATCGACACTCCACGTATACGCACAGATGATACTCTGACTATGCAGCGTTCCATGTCTCCTCCTCCTGCTATGGCAATACTTTTACCTACTCCAAGTAGTATGTCAAAACCAGTAAAAGAAGAAGATGAAGAAAATTTTATTGACGCAGAAATAGTTGTTACTGAAGTATCTAAACAAGGAAGTGTAGTTACTTTTAAACTAAATAGTGGTGGTAATATTCCTAGTGATGGCGCACCTCATAAAATAACGATTTGGCAAGGTGATTACCCTTGTAATTTTAATTATGTAGGAATGCCACGTTTAGTTAGTTTTGCTTATTTGCAAGCTACTATAAAAAATAGTCCTGATGGTGCAACTTTATTACCAGGAAAAGCAAATATTTTTCGTGATACTATTTTTGTCAGTGCAACTCAATTAGAAAATATTGCTCCAGGACAAGAATTTAAAATAAATTTAGGTATAGATGAAGGTTTAAAAGTTGAGCGTGATTTAGTTGAACGTCAGGTAGATAAGAAACTGATGAGCAGCCAACGCAGAGTTACCTATGCTTATCGAGTTGTAATTACTAACTTGTTAAATCAAGAAGCAAATTTGAAATTAACTGAACAATTACCAGTTAGTCGTAATGAGCAAATCAAGGTGCGTCTTAGCCGTTCTCAGCCACAAATTCAATTAGGTGAAATGGGAATTTTGGAATGGGATATTGTGCTTGCACCACAGGAACAACAAGAAGTATATTATCAATTCACTGTTGAGCATCCACCGGAGTTAACGGTGTTGGGTTTGGATATTTAG